Within the Corvus hawaiiensis isolate bCorHaw1 chromosome 8, bCorHaw1.pri.cur, whole genome shotgun sequence genome, the region GAGTCTTGAAGGCACTTGTACCAAAGGTCACTCACTGCTTTTGTCAAATTCCTTTGTGTCAGGTTTAATTAATGAGAGTTAAGTCTCTCTTCTTGCTAACTTGAAGGGAGTTTCCCCTGCTGTTCATAGGATGTGGAGCTTTTAGGTGTTACTCTGCAAGCCCCCTGGGTGAAGAGAGAATTTGTAGTAGTTCAAACTGATCATTGAACTGGCAGGACAATTTCCTGGCCTTTGGAGAAGGCTACCAAACAAAATCAACCTTTGGTAAAAGCCTGCAATTATCTAGTCTAGATTAAATCTTGATGAAAAACGCTGCTTCTCTTAAAATCGAGGTCatgaaagaaggaaagctgCTCCCTTGTTCAAACCACTGTGGAACATCTGCCAAGctcttctgctcttctctggggTATCTCTCGCAGCTCCCCTGTGCGTGCCTTTTTGCTGGAGAGATGTGGCCATATCCCCGTGCATCCTGTTGGACCAACCTCCTCTCTTGGCAGCCctttctccctgcagcagcGGCGAGGCTTTTCCCACCGCCTGATGCTGATGCGCCTCACGCCGCTCCCCTCGCACCGCGCTGCCAGGGCTCGCTTGATTTACAGTAAGGAAGCGGGTGCTCCGGGCCGTGTGTGAGGGCTttcccggcggggcggggcgacAGGGGCGCGGCTCGGCTCTGCTCCGGGCGGGCCCTGGcgcgggggatggagctggagctggaggaggccTTCGTGGCGGCGGGGCCGTTCGGCGCTGGTCAGCGGCGCCTCACGgcgctgctggtgctgctgcaggtgaggcGGGGCCGCCGGGCTCCTCACGGCCGCTCCGGCCGCCCGCTTCCGCGTTCTGGGCGtctggggagctgggagctgcgCGCTCCCTCCGGTTTCTCCTTCCGCAGCCCGCGCAGCGTCCCGGAGGGCGCAGGCAGAGCGGGACGGCGGTGCCGCTCCCGGGCACAAGCTGCTGCTGgcgcggccgcccggccccgctctgCCGAGGGGCTCCACGCTCGCTTCCCGCCCCGCTCCTGCgcacccccgccccgccggcggcTGCTGGTGGCTCGGGCATTCCGCTGGGAAAGGGGGTCACGCAGGAGCCCGAGGTCCTCTGTCCCCTCCGTTCCTTCGGCTCAGAGGACTTTCCCCCTGCTGGTCCCAGCCGTGGGCTGCTCCGCTGGCTCCTGCgggggctggcacaggagccCTCCCCTCGCATTACCGTGGCGGCAAACATCCTCTTGGAGCCCCGCTTGGATTCATGGGCGTTCCAAAACGGATTTGGTTCTTTTCCAAGTTGCCTGTCAAACCTCTTGCTTACCTCAGTGCTGTCTTACATGCTTAACTTGTCAAAGTTTGTGATCTGTTTTTCCTATTCCTATGCACGTCTTTTTATCGACTTCATTTTTCTGAAGAGTGACTTTTAAACTTCTGCTGACTGGAGGGAAATGGAGTCTAACCCTACCaccaaatgttttctttgggtttttttggttttttttccctgttttttttttaaatttttttttcttcttaatctCTTGTGAAAGTGTTATTTAGGATGCTCTCTTTAAATAGTGTCCATACCCCGGCATGCAAACATTTATGTTTCactctctttgttttcttataTCAGGTTTCCTCCTATTAGTGTAGTTCTACATTGAATTAAACACTGTTGGGAGGGAAATTGGGCTGGTTGCAGGTTTTGGTTTGTAACTTGTTTCTGCAAGAGTGTCCATGGTAAGCACCGGATTAAATGGTACATTAAAACAACATCCAGCCAAAGCACCAGCCAAAGACTTGTGGCCTAATGAAGAGAGCCATTCTAGAGGCAAAGCTTCCATCGGTGGTAACCTCCTAAAAATCACTAATGTGTGGATAGGCTTAAGGATAATATTATTTTAGgttagaaaaataaagtagcATGCAAGGCCTGGGAGATATGTAGAACATCTTGAGGCCCATCTCAATAAATCAATATTCTCATACGGGTTTCTTTATGAAACtattttttattcctgcacATTCTAGTTTTGCTGATGATCAGGTTAGGAATTCAGTTCCTGAAATGGAAAGAACTAgtgaagacttaaaaaaaaaatcttggataacttttttttttttttttacttgttacTGCAGGTTTTATTCTTTAGAATGTAGTAAGTAAAACATCTATTACATAAAAAGTTTTAGTCTTAGATCACACCTATGAAACCATAATGaagtttttaattctttcccTTCCTATGTCTGGCTACAAAACTGCAAGAACAAACTGAACACCTCTACAACAGGAAGGAGGGTATCAAGATGCAACTTTCCTTGGAAGTGCAGCAGCCTCTCTGGAGTGGTACTTGCTGCTCCCAACAGCCTCCATGGCCACATCTGGGGATTTAAACGCAGTAGACTGACTGTGTTTTCTCTGGGATGCTGGGTAAAGGGAATTTGCTAACTGTTGGTTTAATGAAAAGCTTGCAGTATTCCAGTAGGTCTCTTGGGATTGTTCAGGGTAAAcaatcatgttttatttttaaggtatACGTGGCTTGTCAGTCGATGCTTATTGTGCTTGTGGGAGCTGTGCCTGAGTATCACAGAGACCAAGAAGGAATTCtggtgagcagagctgagcttgcCAAGCATATCCATTTTGCCAGGAATTTCACATCCATCGTAACTGAGGCAAGTACTTCTCTCATTTGTAAtaatttctcctcctcttgggATTTATGTCAGTAGTGCACGACATGGTGCTTGGGAAAGCCAAGCAGAGCTTAGTGTAATCTTCTGCTCATGGCACTAAAAATTTTTAGAATCCACCTATCTGGCTctttcattttatcattttaaaatctgagaGTACGTGACTGAATAAATCTAATGCTTATTAATTTAGATTAAACTTTCtgtatattatttattttgttttcagttttactttCATCTGTTTTAGAAAGTCATTAAGGAAGAATGATCATTTAATTAGCAGTTTATAACTCTAGAATTTAGAATGAGCTCCTCTTAATGTCTGCTTTGTACTGAGAAAAGCCTCAATCTGTCATGTGTGCACAATCTGCTGTGGATGTAAGCTTTGCCATGAGCTGCATTAGTTACTCACAGAAGATGCATATTAAAGACTATAACCATTAAAATGGAACTCATGCACCAGTCTGGATATTTCTGTGAAAGTGGGAGATGGAACAGATTGGAGTTTGCCGAGTGGGACAGAAGCTTGACCCTTCACCTTCATGCCTTATGGATTCCAGGCAAGAGGCTGTGCTTGCTTTTTCCTGGTCCCTGGGCTATAATTGCTCAGGCAAGCAGGAGTGACCTCAGCATCACTGCCAGTGTCAGAAAAAAGGCTGTGTGGGTGGCTTGGCTGGTAGTGTGAACTGCAGGAGTTCTGCTAATGGAATTCTTGGAGCAGTTGTCAGTAAACTCCTGTAAGACAGGTTAGCACTTGGTGTGTGGCTAATGTCAAATTTTGCTTCCTTCCCGTTATCCCAAGTGGGCCTGTATAGTGTTTATCTTGGAAAAATGTAGTGACTAGACATAAGAAGGAATTATGCAACATTGGATCGTATCCTCtgtcagaaacagaaatttctgaTTAGCCTGTTTCCTTCAGGTTCAGACTCTCAGCAGGATGCCTAACATAGGGTAGTGCTTAATTTATAATCAGAAGTCATAAGATTTTAACTAATACTgtggttttttaataaaaataaatttatgttcctatgcatttttttaactttaagaTTTCTGAAGACTGTATTGttaatagttttttttttttaatgaagccTTTAGATGCTGACCAGCATTTCTCTGCTAGCAGTCTAGTAACTAAATCAGACAAACCAGACTGCCTTGTGCATGTAAAGAGCTCAGAGGATGCCTGTTTTGGTGAGAGCAAAACTGGCAACATTTTTGTTGGCAAGCTACAGTTAATTTTGAAGAATATTTAACAACCTCTATTTGTGAAAATAAAGTAGATAGATGCATTCTTTTAAAAGTTATATTCTTCACAGATCATTATATCAGACTTGTTAAAATATACACTTTGATCCACCAAACAGCACAAGTAACAGTTTGAAAAAGCAGTCTTTTCTCTTGTTCTACCCTGCAAGAGCTGTTTCTGTaaagtttatttcctttattttgttgATGGAGATTAAACTTCATGGAGCTTAAATATTCTCAGTCCTGTTCTGGTTTTGCAGGGGCAGTGCTCTCAAAAAAACTCCAGAATGGCTTCAAGAACTAATCATTGTACAGGCTGTCCGCATGCCTCGCCCCATTGGGAAATAGTATTTTCAGTCCACTCTCAGTTACTTCCCTGTGATGATTTGTGATTGTCCTGCCTCAGTTTAGATTTTGGATGAGGTAgaaagtatattttttaaagaaacccaTAATTTATTTGTAACTTTTGTTTGATAACAAATGCATGTGCGCAATAAAATACCGAAATACCAACAAGTAGACCATAACTAGTTCTGAGCATTTTTATGAAACAGGGACACTTTTCTGTAATCCCTTTCTGGTTCTCTTCAAGAGTGCATCGTGTGTGTGGTGAGGAAAGGCACCAGGGATCCCTCATTGTTCAGGAAGCACAGCATTAACTCTCTAAGTACTGCAGTAGTGAATGTGCATTATACTTCttaataatgaaattttaatacCTGTTCATTGAAGTAGCTGTGCTGGTTTAGTGCTGAGATGGCTAAGCTGTTCACAGGTCAGACTTTCCTTGTTTTAATAACCTAAGATAAGCTGCCTTGCCAAAGCTTGGGAACTGGGGTGCAGCTAATGATGCTTACCAAGTGgaatgattttaatttattacaaTGCAATTTCCAGGAGGAGAGATATTAGAATCTGTTAGAGAGGAAAGAATATGACTATTGTTGGCTTACCTATCAAACTTTGAATAAAACTTTAATGGAATATAAAACAAGAAGTGGGAAATGATGAGAAGAATTTTGatagttttaaattattttttgaggAAGGGCATACTTTTAATAaggatttgtattttttttttttatagtggTACCTAATTGAACAAGAAGCCTACAAAGTAAGCCTTGCATCATCCCTGTTTTTTGCTGGATTGCTCATTGGAAATATCACATTTGGCCCTTTGTCAGATAAACTGGGCAGGAAACCAGTGTATATCTCAGGTAAGATGGTTAAAAGGTTTTTCTTAAGTGTTCTACATGGAAaacatctctttctttcctgcccCTGGGCCACCCTACTGAAAGGCTGCTCATGGGTCCCTTGCTCTGTCAATGACGTGTTATAAGCGTTTCACTTGGAGTGGAGCAGCACTGAAACCGATTCTTGTCAGTGTGCTGAGCAGCACAAAGGTCATGAAGTATCAGTGGGAGGTGAAAAAACCTGGTTTTGCCATGGCTGTCTCTGTTGGAGCACAGTATTCCACATGTTGCCTAACTATATTGTTcccaataaaaaataatctgcttttttttcaagGGGGTGGGGGTGACTGACTTTTCTAAGCATCTTCAGGGTGGGTTACTCAAGTCCTGGTGTTTTGTGTTCCAGCTGCGTTTGCAGCCAAAGGGTCTTGTtgttaaatgagaaaattttcTCAAGGAAATGCCATCTTTGGCATTGCAGACCTCAGGCATTGTGACTTGAAAATGATTGTAATTTTCATATGGTGTGATTTCAGAAAGCCAGAGATGAGAGATGAGTACTCCAGACTAATCATTACAGTCACTAACTGGCTGTGgtctcttcccttcttttgaGTTCAAGCTGTGTAGCAGAAGTACTAACTACATTTTATTCTGTCTCTGCAGGTCTATTTTTTGATGTCGTTTTTGGGTACGTCACAGCCTTAGCTCCAAACTATGACGTATTTGCAGTTTCACGGTTTTTTGTTGGAATTGTGAATGGTGGAATGGCTCTTGTGTCTTTTGTCCTAACACAAGAATATGTAGGAAAATCATTTTGGTCATTtacaggtgggatttgggatatATTTAATCATTGTTACTATGACACATATTGTTCTGTCAGTACCTTTTTATGTTTTTACCAAGTCAAGTCAGTTGTAGTATAAGTCAGATGAGTGTGATGTGATTCTTCCAAGTTCTGATTTCTGTGGGAAAGGTGCCTAAATAAGGAAGATGGGACTGAGTTTGTTTGATAAATAGCAAAACCAAGGTTTTCAAATTGATACATTAATTCCTAACATTTCTAAATTTGTACACtgcattacattaaaaaaaaagtttcagcaGATCCTGCCTAATTCATCTGTATGGTACCTTGGGAAGGTACTCTGGGAACTTTCTCTGAACCACAGAATGAGTTAGTGCCTGAACTGtgttttttccactgctgaatGTGCTGACTctccagtatttttaaatgtcctTCTTTCATATACAACTGCCAAGACCTAAATAAGTTTAACACTTGCATATCAGACAGTTGCAAAGCTGGAATAGCCCAGGCTGCAACTCCTTTCCGGCTTCTAGAACACGGAGAAAACCATGCTCCAAATGCTAacttgctgcagctggaggtaTATTTCTCTCCCTCATTTATTCAGTTGCTTCATTCTACTGTTTTtcgtattttttttctctggagtCCTGGGGATGTATGAGACAGTTGTGGTTTAGTTAGAACcttccactcttttttttttttaagtactgaattttccttttctcctgagTTCACTTTTCTGACTTACgccttctctctctcccaccCTTCCTTGCCCTGTTgtctctgctcttccctgccttttccctgcagGGCCAGCCTCCTGATGGATGGAAGAGACAGGCCATTTCCTACTTCCTAGAGCTCGTTGCTCTAGGTGCTCTATTCTAATTCTGCTCAGCGCTGAGAAGGAGGGGCTGAaggagagggagctgctggatgcagctcagctgtgctggggcagctgtcCTGGGTGTTGGTGTGAGCTGGCCCTTGTGGGCCACAGCTGAGAGTGTCTGGGTTCCTGCAGGATCTCCTGTGCTAGGCTGCAGGAGGTTTGTTGCTAGGCTTTTGGAGTTCCAGTTGACCCCATAttctaaacatttttatttatgcttGTTCATCGGACATCTGCTGTAGTAAACCTCTGGCTTGGCAGCTGGTTTTGTACTGAGCTCCGTCCTTGTACTTCTAGAACTTAGTTTCAatttctgctccagcctgccattTCTATTCAAGATTGCCCTAACAGACCTAAATAAAGCACTCATTCTCAATGTGTCCCCTTCCTGCTCTCAGGTTTTCTCTCTGCAggtttctgttattttcttcctctcttccgTGTCCTACTCTTTATTTTTCgaaggggggaaaaaccccaaccctccCACACACTACACAAAGCTGTTCTTCATTGGGATTGCAAAATAGACTTAAGCCAGCTGGTTCACAAGTGCTATAAACATAGCTCATaaaattgctattttatttAGGTGTATCATGGGCTAGGAATTTTGGGCTTCTGcttaagaaatgtttttcttttgccagtGGTTTCTGTAGTGACTGGTTTGCTCTTGTATTTTCAGGGTCCTTAACTAATTTGACGTTTGCAGTTGGCATTGCTGTTTATGCTTGGCTGGGTTACTGTGTCAGAGAATGGCGCTACCTTGCCTTCGTGGCGAATACTCCAGGagtcttcttcctcctcctttctttgTAAGTGGTTCACATGCATTATAATGATCAGAAAAAAGATGCAGTAATGAAGTTACTTTTTCTTGTCATCGTTTGAGTGAGTGGCAAAAATGAGGATAACATTTTTCTT harbors:
- the LOC125329639 gene encoding solute carrier family 22 member 15-like isoform X4, with amino-acid sequence MELELEEAFVAAGPFGAGQRRLTALLVLLQVYVACQSMLIVLVGAVPEYHRDQEGILVSRAELAKHIHFARNFTSIVTEWYLIEQEAYKVSLASSLFFAGLLIGNITFGPLSDKLGRKPVYISGLFFDVVFGYVTALAPNYDVFAVSRFFVGIVNGGMALVSFVLTQEYVGKSFWSFTGSLTNLTFAVGIAVYAWLGYCVREWRYLAFVANTPGVFFLLLSFMLPESPRWLYSQGKMAEAEDVLQYIALGNGKERLNLKLKPNAVTLRNGESTAGILTLVRHPVLRWRTLILMYLWYVCSFVYYGLTLNAGELRGNLYLNVALSGLVEVPAFPLCMFFIEKSWSGRRKTMTCFLIFAGFACIFTMFLPTSAEGKGCPSFLTTPSRALEDQVHIFPSGNSMEYWSSS